In one window of Micromonospora cathayae DNA:
- a CDS encoding GTPase, producing the protein MTGIVGRVRGALRGGPARVDPDRLITRLDAVRDFLTVVDGHLPDERLVPAHTLVERAGTRLALSRDHTLVALAGATGSGKSSLFNALARLDLSPVGVRRPTTGVAHACVWGQLDGATRLLDWVGVLPRHRFIRESALDGDDESGLHGLVLLDLPDFDSVQRTHRLEVDRLLGLVDQVVWVVDPQKYADRLVHTAYLREFHRHRDVTLVVLNQADRLPAAELPRVLDDLRRLLDADGLTGVPLLATTAVDPDGTTALRTALEDTVAERQAALRRLSGDIDTVVERLADLVGPEPAGTGPDDAATRGLTGALAGVAGVPAVTAAVEQAYRHRAAGATGWPVVRGWRRLRPDPLRRLHLPGPDAAGEKDPDEPAQSLLAATSVPDPTAAQRSALGLAVRAVADRAGAGLPAPWPAAVTSAARSRLGDVPDALDRAVAGTDLGVPQRPVWWRLVGGLQWLVTLTALAGLAWLVLGYALRALGLPELENPMVGEVPLPTLLLLGGLLAGLLLALVTRPVVRWAARRARVRAEKRLAASVAGVGEEYVLVPAREVLAAYAGAREALRTATRTT; encoded by the coding sequence GTGACCGGCATCGTCGGCCGGGTGCGCGGGGCGCTGCGGGGCGGGCCGGCCCGGGTCGACCCGGACCGGTTGATCACCCGCCTGGACGCGGTACGCGACTTCCTGACCGTGGTCGACGGTCACCTGCCCGACGAGCGGCTGGTCCCGGCGCACACCCTGGTCGAACGGGCCGGCACCCGACTGGCCCTGTCCCGGGACCACACCCTGGTCGCCCTGGCCGGGGCCACCGGCAGCGGCAAGTCCAGCCTGTTCAACGCGCTGGCCCGGCTGGACCTCTCCCCGGTCGGGGTGCGCCGCCCCACCACCGGCGTGGCGCACGCCTGCGTCTGGGGGCAGTTGGACGGTGCCACCCGGCTGCTCGACTGGGTGGGGGTGCTGCCCCGGCACCGGTTCATCCGGGAGAGCGCCCTGGACGGCGACGACGAGTCGGGCCTGCACGGGCTGGTCCTGCTCGACCTGCCCGACTTCGACTCGGTGCAGCGCACCCACCGGCTCGAGGTGGACCGCCTCCTCGGCCTGGTCGACCAGGTCGTCTGGGTGGTCGACCCGCAGAAGTACGCCGACCGGCTGGTGCACACCGCGTACCTGCGCGAGTTCCACCGGCACAGGGACGTCACCCTGGTCGTGCTGAACCAGGCCGACCGGCTCCCGGCCGCCGAGCTGCCCCGGGTCCTCGACGACCTGCGCCGGCTGCTCGACGCCGACGGCCTGACCGGAGTGCCGCTGCTCGCCACCACCGCCGTGGACCCGGACGGCACCACCGCGCTGCGGACCGCCCTGGAGGACACGGTCGCCGAGCGGCAGGCGGCCCTGCGCCGACTCTCCGGGGACATCGACACCGTCGTCGAGCGCCTGGCCGACCTGGTCGGGCCGGAGCCGGCCGGTACCGGTCCGGACGACGCCGCCACCCGGGGCCTGACCGGCGCGCTGGCCGGGGTGGCCGGGGTGCCGGCGGTGACCGCGGCGGTGGAGCAGGCGTACCGGCACCGGGCGGCGGGGGCGACCGGCTGGCCGGTGGTACGCGGCTGGCGGCGGCTGCGCCCCGACCCGTTGCGCCGGCTGCACCTGCCCGGGCCGGACGCGGCCGGCGAGAAGGACCCCGACGAGCCGGCGCAGAGCCTGCTCGCCGCGACCTCCGTACCCGATCCGACCGCGGCCCAGCGGTCGGCGCTGGGGCTGGCCGTCCGGGCGGTGGCCGACCGGGCCGGTGCCGGTCTGCCGGCGCCGTGGCCGGCGGCGGTGACCAGCGCGGCCCGGTCCCGGCTCGGTGACGTGCCGGACGCCCTGGACCGGGCCGTCGCCGGCACCGACCTCGGGGTGCCGCAGCGCCCGGTGTGGTGGCGACTGGTCGGCGGGCTCCAGTGGCTGGTCACCCTGACCGCGCTCGCCGGGCTGGCCTGGCTGGTGCTCGGGTACGCGCTGCGTGCCCTCGGCCTGCCCGAGCTGGAGAACCCGATGGTCGGCGAGGTCCCGCTGCCGACCCTGCTGCTGCTCGGCGGGCTGCTCGCCGGGCTGCTGCTGGCGCTGGTGACCCGGCCGGTGGTGCGCTGGGCGGCCCGCCGGGCCCGGGTACGCGCGGAGAAACGGCTCGCCGCCTCGGTCGCCGGGGTCGGCGAGGAGTACGTGCTCGTCCCGGCCCGGGAGGTGCTCGCCGCCTACGCCGGAGCCCGGGAGGCCCTGCGTACCGCGACGCGGACGACCTGA
- a CDS encoding ABC transporter, which produces MTTHGESATGPGTPAVAARTGPATEEPPGTPGDDLPAALAGLRAATTTARFPLDLPSADPARRNAAALTDQLDDYLLPRLARLDAPLLVVVGGSTGAGKSTLVNSLVKARVSAAGVLRPTTRSPVLVCNPADSGWFRQGELLPGLTRTSEPSEDPRALQLVTAPALPPGLAFLDAPDIDSVVDANRALAGQLLAAADLWLFVTTAARYADAVPWELLHNARARGAAIALVLDRVPPEAADEVAAHLAEMLATHDLGAAPLFVLPETQVDGQGLLPEQVTAPLSDWFARLAADAEARAAVVRQTLDGALAALGPITEVLAEAADEQATAADALDERVRAAYRASRRTVEQGLTDGRLLRGEVLARWQEFVGTGEFFRTLEARIGRLRDRLVAAVTGRPAPATELRDAIESQLVTLLRGVAAEAAENAYTGWRAHPAGAALLEPELAHASADLPERAERLVRDWQRGVLDLVRTEGGDKRFVARTAAYAVNATGLAVMIAVFASTAFVPTGLEVATGAGTTVAAQAVLQAIFGDQAVRNLARQARADLLDRVDVLLDEEAERYLGRTAAARPDAETAADLRTAAARVAAARDHSDLRVTR; this is translated from the coding sequence GTGACGACGCACGGGGAATCGGCCACCGGACCTGGCACGCCCGCCGTCGCCGCCCGCACCGGACCAGCCACCGAGGAGCCACCCGGCACACCCGGGGACGATCTTCCGGCCGCCCTCGCCGGCCTGCGCGCCGCGACGACGACCGCCCGGTTCCCCCTCGACCTGCCGTCGGCCGACCCGGCCCGGCGCAACGCCGCCGCGCTGACCGACCAGCTCGACGACTACCTGCTGCCCCGGCTCGCCCGCCTCGACGCCCCACTGCTGGTGGTGGTCGGCGGCTCCACCGGCGCGGGCAAGTCGACCCTGGTCAACAGCCTCGTCAAGGCGCGGGTCAGTGCCGCCGGGGTGCTCCGGCCGACCACCCGGTCCCCGGTGCTGGTCTGCAACCCGGCCGACTCCGGCTGGTTCCGGCAGGGCGAACTCCTCCCCGGCCTGACCCGCACCAGCGAGCCCAGCGAGGACCCGCGCGCCCTGCAACTGGTCACCGCGCCCGCCCTGCCACCCGGCCTGGCCTTCCTCGACGCGCCCGACATCGACTCGGTGGTCGACGCCAACCGGGCCCTGGCCGGGCAGCTCCTCGCCGCCGCCGACCTGTGGCTCTTCGTCACCACCGCCGCCCGGTACGCCGACGCCGTCCCCTGGGAGCTGCTGCACAACGCCCGCGCCCGGGGCGCGGCCATCGCCCTCGTCCTGGACCGGGTGCCCCCGGAGGCCGCCGACGAGGTCGCCGCCCACCTCGCCGAGATGCTCGCCACCCACGACCTCGGCGCGGCCCCGCTGTTCGTGCTCCCCGAGACCCAGGTCGACGGGCAGGGGCTGCTGCCCGAGCAGGTCACCGCGCCGCTCAGCGACTGGTTCGCCCGGCTCGCCGCCGACGCCGAGGCCCGCGCCGCCGTGGTCCGGCAGACCCTGGACGGCGCACTGGCCGCGCTCGGCCCGATCACCGAGGTACTGGCCGAGGCCGCCGACGAGCAGGCCACCGCCGCCGACGCGCTCGACGAGCGGGTCCGCGCCGCGTACCGCGCCTCCCGGCGCACCGTCGAACAGGGGCTCACCGACGGCCGGCTGCTCCGGGGCGAGGTGCTCGCCCGCTGGCAGGAGTTCGTCGGCACCGGCGAGTTCTTCCGCACCCTGGAGGCCCGGATCGGCCGACTCCGGGACCGGCTCGTCGCCGCGGTCACCGGGCGACCGGCCCCGGCCACCGAGCTGCGCGACGCCATCGAGTCGCAACTGGTCACCCTGCTGCGCGGGGTGGCCGCCGAGGCGGCGGAGAACGCGTACACCGGGTGGCGGGCCCACCCGGCCGGGGCGGCGCTGCTCGAACCGGAGCTGGCACACGCCTCCGCCGACCTGCCCGAACGCGCCGAACGCCTGGTCCGCGACTGGCAGCGCGGGGTGCTGGACCTGGTCCGTACCGAGGGTGGCGACAAGCGGTTCGTGGCCCGGACGGCCGCGTACGCGGTCAACGCCACCGGGCTGGCCGTGATGATCGCCGTGTTCGCCTCCACCGCCTTCGTGCCGACCGGGCTGGAGGTCGCCACCGGCGCGGGCACCACGGTCGCCGCGCAGGCCGTCCTCCAGGCGATCTTCGGTGACCAGGCGGTCCGCAACCTCGCCCGGCAGGCCCGCGCCGATCTGCTGGACCGGGTCGACGTGCTGCTCGACGAGGAGGCGGAACGGTACCTCGGCCGTACCGCCGCCGCCCGCCCGGACGCGGAGACCGCCGCCGACCTGCGTACCGCCGCCGCCCGGGTGGCCGCGGCCCGGGACCACAGCGACCTGAGGGTGACCCGGTGA